From the genome of Homalodisca vitripennis isolate AUS2020 chromosome 8, UT_GWSS_2.1, whole genome shotgun sequence, one region includes:
- the LOC124367156 gene encoding uncharacterized protein LOC124367156 isoform X2, translated as MLPDKADNTNQNGSCIKSPHAHVDTDINSFHSDTMTETTTHWSMTRPPTTMTPPPEVEDDPVNVTARIGSEVFFDCKIPVQGTVVWAYVNPESKIESIEILNWRSRTEHLTLSFKAPNNHRLKIDSVKHADEGYYKCVLSSHRKKVTQVFLKVIEAEN; from the exons ATGCTTCCAGACAAAGCTGATAACACCAATCAAAATGGCAGTTGCATTAAGTCTCCTCATGCTCATGTTG ATACCGACATTAACTCGTTCCACTCAGACACGATGACGGAGACCACTACACACTGGTCAATGACGAGGCCCCCTACAACAATGACCCCTCCCCCCGAGGTTGAGGATGACCCTGTCAACGTCACAGCTCGTATCGGCTCCGAGGTCTTCTTTGACTGCAAGATACCCGTACAGGGCACT GTGGTGTGGGCGTACGTAAATCCAGAATCCAAAATCGAATCCATAGAAATACTAAATTGGAGGTCCCGAACTGAGCACTTGACTTTGAGTTTCAAAGCCCCAAACAACCACCGCCTGAAGATCGATTCTGTCAAGCACGCAGACGAAGGTTACTACAAATGTGTCTTAAGCTCTCATCGAAAGAAAGTTACGCAGGTCTTCCTTAAAGTAATCG AAGCTGAAAACTGA
- the LOC124367156 gene encoding uncharacterized protein LOC124367156 isoform X1 gives MRKYDGCFQTKLITPIKMAVALSLLMLMLVGADTDINSFHSDTMTETTTHWSMTRPPTTMTPPPEVEDDPVNVTARIGSEVFFDCKIPVQGTVVWAYVNPESKIESIEILNWRSRTEHLTLSFKAPNNHRLKIDSVKHADEGYYKCVLSSHRKKVTQVFLKVIEAEN, from the exons ATGcg GAAATACGATGGATGCTTCCAGACAAAGCTGATAACACCAATCAAAATGGCAGTTGCATTAAGTCTCCTCATGCTCATGTTGGTGGGTGCTG ATACCGACATTAACTCGTTCCACTCAGACACGATGACGGAGACCACTACACACTGGTCAATGACGAGGCCCCCTACAACAATGACCCCTCCCCCCGAGGTTGAGGATGACCCTGTCAACGTCACAGCTCGTATCGGCTCCGAGGTCTTCTTTGACTGCAAGATACCCGTACAGGGCACT GTGGTGTGGGCGTACGTAAATCCAGAATCCAAAATCGAATCCATAGAAATACTAAATTGGAGGTCCCGAACTGAGCACTTGACTTTGAGTTTCAAAGCCCCAAACAACCACCGCCTGAAGATCGATTCTGTCAAGCACGCAGACGAAGGTTACTACAAATGTGTCTTAAGCTCTCATCGAAAGAAAGTTACGCAGGTCTTCCTTAAAGTAATCG AAGCTGAAAACTGA